The DNA region TGCCGCGGCGACACCGCGTTGTAGGTCCGGCTGGCCCGCGACCCGGTCACGGTCGCCGCGGTGGACCAGGTGCTGTTGTCGGTGCTGGTCTGCACCTGGAAGGCGCCGGTGTTCCACCCGGTGGTCTCGCCGCCGAGGCCGGCGTGGTCGACGACGAACGACGAGACGGTCTGCACGCTGCCGAGGTCGACGGTCAGCGTGGCGTTCGCCGTCTTCGAGCACCACTTGCTGTTGTTCTTCAGCGAGCCGTCGACGGCCTTGTCACCGGACTCCGCGGTCGCGCACGACGCCGACGCCGTCACCGGCTTGCCCTGCGCCAGGTCCGTGCCCAGCTCCGGCGGGGCCTGGCACGGTGCTCGCGCCGTCGGTGAAGGACGGCGGCACGTCGCCCGCGCCGGTGCCCCAGGTGGCGCTGGGCGTGCCGCCCATGGTGAAGTTCACCGTGCCGCCGGCCGCGATGTCCGGGTAGCGCAGGTAACTGTGGCTGGTCGCCGTGCCGTTGACGGACATGCCCTGCACGTAGGAGCCGCTGCCCGAGGAGTTGACGGTGATGTCGCCGCCGGGCCGCTGAATCAGCACCGAGGGGAACGAGGGGCCGTTGACCGCCAGGGTGTCGGCGCCCGGCGTCGCCGGGTACATCCCCAGCGCCGCCCACACGTACCAGGCCGAGGTCGCGCCCAGGTCGTCGTTGCCGGGCAGGCCGCCCGCGCCCGCGGTGTAGGACTCCGACATCACCTTGCGCACCGCGTCCGACGCGCCCGCCGGGTCGCGCGCGAAGTCGTACGCCCACGGCACGCCGTGCTCCGGCTCGTTGCCGATGTAGTAGTACGGCAGCGTCTGGCCGGCGTTGACCTGCGTGAAGTGGTGGTCCAGCCGCTGCACCGCGGTGCGCCGGCCGCCCATCTCGTTGATCAGGTCGGCGAAGTCGTACGGCACCATCCAGGTGTACTGGGCGGCGTTGCCCTCGGTGAAGTTCGACTGGCTCGCCGGGTCGATCGGCCACACCCAGCTGCCGTCGGAGTTGCGCGGCTGGATGTAGCCCGAGTCGGCGCCGTAGGTGTTGCGCCACCACTGCGCGCGCGTCATGTGGGTGGAGTAACTGCTCGTGTTCCCCAGCGCCTTGGCGAACTGCGCCACGGCGAAGTCCGAGGCCGAGTACTCCAGGGAGTCCGAGGGCGCCCCCGGCAGGTAGTGCAGGCTGGTGTACGTGCCCTGGTTGCCGCGGATCGCCGAGCCCTGCGCGGTGCCGCCGTTGGACGCCTTCTCCATCAGCGACAGCGCCGCCGCGGTGTCGAAGTTCCGCACCCCGAAGGCGTACATGCTGGCGACGATGATCGGTCCGGGGTCGCCGGTCATCACGAAGTCCTCGTTGGTCTGCTGCGACCACTTGGGCAGCAGCCCGCCCTGCTGGCCGTCCAGGACCATCGAGTTGGCGATGTCCGCGGCCTCGGCCGGGGCGACCAGGGCGATCAGCGCGGCCCAGGAGCGGTAGATGTCCCAGCCGGAGTAGTTCTGGTAGACCGGCCGCGTCGAGTTGTGCACCGCGTTGTCGAAGCCCCGGTAGTCGCCGTTCACGTCGCTGGAGATGTTGGGGCTCTGGAAGACGTGGTAGAGCGCGGTGTAGAACTTCTTCAGGTCGGCCGCGGCGCCGCCGGTGACCTGGACCCGGTTGAGGATCTGGTTCCAGGAGGCGGCGGCGGCGGTGCGCACCGCGTCGAAGTCCCAGCCGTTGTTCTCCGCGGCCACATTCGCCTGGGCGTTGGCCACGCTGACGTAGGACAGGCCGATCTTGGCCTGCACGGTGCGGGCGGAGCTCGCGTCGAAGGTGACGTACGCGCCGGTGTTCGTGCCGCTCGCGCCGGTCGAGCCGGCCGAGACGCTGCCGCCCGACCAGGTGCCGAAGCCGCTGGGCGCGCGGTCGAAGCGGATGTCGAAGTAGATCTGGTAGGTCTTGGACGAGCCGCAGAAGCCGCCGGCGGTGACGCTGCCGGTGACCTCCGAGCCGCTGATCCTGACCGAGCCGCTGCGGTTGCCGGTCGCGCTGCGGCTGGTGTTGATCAGCAGCCCCGCGCTGCTCGTCGCGGGGTACGTCAGCCGGGCCATGCCGGTGCGGGTGGTCGCGGTCAGCTCCACATCGGTGCCGTACTTGTCCAGCCGGTTCTTGTAACTGCCGGGCGAGGCCGACTCGTTGGACTTGGTGTACGCCGACGCGTAGGAGGTCCAGCTGCTGCCCGGCGAGGTGCTCACCGAGCCGGTGATCGGCATCAGCGGCAGGTCCTCGTTGTTCGGGCAGCCCGCGCCGTCGAAGTGGGTGAGGCTGAAGTCCTCGATCGAGGTGTCGGAGTAGCGGTAGCCGGACGGCGAGGCGGTCGGCGTGTCCGGGCTGAACTGCACCCCGCCGAAGGGCACCACGGCGCCGGGGTACGTACTGCCGCCCGCGCCGCCGGGCACCGGGTTGGGGGCGTTGCTGTCGTCGGTGCCGACGAACGGGTCGACGTACTGGGTCAGGTCCGAGGTCGCGGCGTGGGCCGGTGCGGAGGCCAGGCCCCCGACGCCGAGCGCGGCCAGTAACAGGGCGCTGAACGCGCCGACGGCGCGGGAGCGGAAGAGGCCCCCGGGACGGGAGCGGGACAGGTCAGGGCGCACGGAGGACCACCTTCTCGTGGAGGCGGGCCCGCGCCGGCGCGGCGCGCCGCCTCGGGGGGCACGGAGCGGCTCTTGGGGGCTGTGAACGTTACCAACCGACGTGGCATTGTTGATGTGTACCTGACGCTGTGTCAAGGCTGTGAACGTTCCCGGCGGATGCGCCCGCGAAGCCCCCCGACCCCCGTGCCGTGCAAGGCTGGTGGGGGCCGCCGCGGGCAGCGGGACCGGCCCCGGGGACCGGCGAACGGAGGCACGTGAAGCGCCCCACGATGAAGGACGTGGCCAGGGCCGCCGGGGTCAGCCCGATGACGGTCTCACGGGTGGTGGCCGGCGAGTCCGGCGTGGCGCCCGGCACCGCCGCCCGGGTCGAGCGCGCGGTGCGCAGCCTCGGCTACCAGCGCAACGACAACGCCCGCAGCCTGCGCCAGAAGAACCTCGGCACCTCCGCGATCGGCCTGGTGGTGGACGACCTCGCGCACCCCTTCTACGCGCTGATGGCCCGCTCGGTGGAGGACGAGGCGCACCGCCGCGGCTACGTCGTCCTGGTCGGCAGCACCAACGACGACCCGCGCCGCGAGCGCGAGGTGGTCGCCGCCTTCACCGCGCGGCAGGTCGACGGCCTGATCCTGGTGCCGACGATCGGCGGCCACGCCTTCCTGGAGCGCCCCATGAGCAGCGGCACCCGCGTGGTCTGCGTCGACCGGCCCGCACCCGGCCTGGACGTCGACACCGTCACCGTCGACAACCGGGCGGGCGCCCGCCGCGCCGTCGTCCACCTGCTGGCCCGCGGCCACACCCGGATCGCCTACCTCGGCGACCGCTACGACATCTGGACCCAGGCCGAGCGGCACGCCGGCTACGCCGAGGCGCTCGCCGCGCACGGTGTGCCCGCCGACCCCGCGCTGGTCCGGCACGGGCTGCGCTCCCACGCCGACACCCATGCGGCGCTGCGCGAGCTGGCCGCACTCGACCGGCCGCCGACCGCGCTGTTCACCACCAGCGACCTCATCACGCTCGGCGTGCTGGACGCCCCGGAGGGACCGAGGTCGCCGACGGTGGTGGGCTTCGACGACCTGCCGCTGGCCGCCCGGCTCGACCCGCCGCTGACCGTCGTCAGCCAGGACCCCCACGCACTCGGCGCCACCGCCGCGAGCCTGCTCTTCTCCCGCATCGACGGCGACCGCTCGGCGCCGCGCGACGTCGTGCTGCTCACCCGGCTGCTGGTGCGGGACGGGCCGCGGGGCGCCGCGGCGAGCGGACCCGGCAACGCGCCGGGCGAACAGGCGGACGGCTGACACGGCGGGGGTACGGGCGGGGGCGGGCGCGCACGGGCGGGGCGGCGCGCGCGGGCGGCGGTGCGTGGAACGCGCGGCCGGCGGTGTCCGGCCGCGGCGGGCGGCGTGGCGCGGCGGCGCGGTCGACGTGGCGGCCCGGGGGAGCGGGGGAAGGGGCGGGGAGCGGGGGAGCAGGGTCAGTCGACGACGTGGGCGGCGATCGCGCGGGCGCAGGACGCGGCGTCGGTGTGGGTGGTGTCCACCACGAGGTCGTAGGCGACGCCGCGGTGGACGGCGTCGGCCTGGGAGCGGGCCATGCCCGCGGCGCGGTCGCCGCGCGCCGCCTCGCGGGCCGCGGCCACGTCGGGGTCGCAGCGCACCCCGACCCACAGCACGTCGAGCCCGGCGAGCGCGGCACGCCAGCGGGCCTGCGAGTCCGCCCCGCCGAGGAAGACGTCGTCCACGACGACCGGTGCGCCGGCGCGGGCGATCGCCGCGATCCCGGCCGCCCACGCCGCGTCCATCCGGCGGAACTGCGCGCCGACCGCGACCTCGCCGCCCGGGCCGACCCCGATGCCCTCGCCGCCTGTCTCGCCGCCCCCCTCGCCGCCTCCCGCGCCGCCTCCCTCGTCGGCCGGGCGCAGCCGGGCCGGCAGGGCGTCGACCAGCGTGTCCACGCTGAACGCGAGCCAGGCGCGCGCCAGCACGTCCTGGAGACACCGGGCCAGCCGGGTCTTCCCCGCGCGGGAACCGCCGTTCAGGACGATCACCTCGGTGGGCATCCCGCCACGGTAGGCGCGGCGCCAGGGCGGGGCGAGCGGATATCCCCGCGCGGCGCGTGTCCCCGCCGAACGGGGTGCGGCCCGTCGCACCGCCCGGTCATGAGCAGGCCGGGGCGGGGCGGGACAGCTCGGGACAGGTCGGGACACCGGCCCCTCACGGCGAGGGCGTCGGCCGCCTCACGGCGAGGACGTCGGCCGCCTCACGGCGAACGCGCGGGCCGGGTTGGCGACCGTGACGGCGTGCGCGGCCTCCGCGCCGAGCGCTCTGACCAGGCGCGGCCACAGCACCCGGGGGAGGTAGGGCATGCCGGGGCCGCCCCCGGTGGCCGCGCGAGCGGCGGCCACCACCGTGTCGCCGCCGAGCAGCAACTGGTCGGCGTGGCCCGCGGCGGCCAGCTCCGTGAGGCAGTCCACCAGCCGCCAGTCGGTGGCGTGGTGGGCGCGCGACGGGCCGTCGAAGGCCAGGAACGCGCCGGAGGCGGCCAGTTCGCGGTGCAGGCCCGCGTCGGGGAAGCGGTTGAGGTGGCCGAGCAGCAGGGACGCGGTGGGGACGCCCAACTCGCCGTGCAGCAGGGCGAGGACGTCGGGCGCCGCGGTGCCCGCCTCGTGGTGCACACCGATCGGCGCACCGGTCGCGTGGTGCGCCTCGGCCGCCGCGGCCATCACCCGCCGGGTGTGGTCGTCCAGGCCGTGGAACATCCCCGCCACCTTGATCATGCCGGCCTTCGCGGGACCGCGCGGTCCGTCCGGGTCGTCCCCGGTGACCATGCCCTCGGTCAGCTCCGCCACGAAGAAGGCCGCGAGGCCGCGCGCGTGCAGCCGCTCCAGCAGCGCCGGGTCGTAGTGCGCCGCCTGGTGCAGGCCGGTCGCGGCGATCACGTGCACGCCGGTGGCCGCGGACACCGCCGGCAGGCGGCCGGCCGCCCGGCCCAGACCGAACGGCGTCCACTGGGCGACCGCCGCGCCGCCCGCGGCGCGGTAGGCGGCGGCCTCTGCCTCGGCCGCCGCGGGATCGTCCAGCTCCTGCCCGGCGAGGGCCGGCGCGGCGAAGAACAGGTGGTCGTGGGCGTCCGTGGCCCCGAGGTCCGCGGGGGCGACGTCACCGAGGACCGTACGGACGCGGGCCGGGCCGAGGCCGTTGCCGGCGGCGGTGTCCGCGGTCACCACTGCCGTCCCGTCGGCAGGGAGTCGAGCCCGGGGCGGGACAGGTGCAGCACCTCGTAGCGCTCGTCCCCCGGCTCCGCCGGCGCGGCGTCCTGCCACAGCGTGAAGCGCAGCAGCTCCCAGCGGCGCGGGTCCACCGCCAGCGCCGCGCTGTGCAGGCCGGGCCGCCCCGCGGCGTCGGAGAGTTCGGCCACCGCCTCATCGACGGCCCGCCCGGGTGGCTCACCGGACGGCAACCGCCATGCGCAGCGCGCCGCCTGACGCGGCGTCGTGCCGATCGCGGGTCCGCGCTCGAACGCCA from Actinacidiphila sp. DG2A-62 includes:
- a CDS encoding GH92 family glycosyl hydrolase, which encodes MRPDLSRSRPGGLFRSRAVGAFSALLLAALGVGGLASAPAHAATSDLTQYVDPFVGTDDSNAPNPVPGGAGGSTYPGAVVPFGGVQFSPDTPTASPSGYRYSDTSIEDFSLTHFDGAGCPNNEDLPLMPITGSVSTSPGSSWTSYASAYTKSNESASPGSYKNRLDKYGTDVELTATTRTGMARLTYPATSSAGLLINTSRSATGNRSGSVRISGSEVTGSVTAGGFCGSSKTYQIYFDIRFDRAPSGFGTWSGGSVSAGSTGASGTNTGAYVTFDASSARTVQAKIGLSYVSVANAQANVAAENNGWDFDAVRTAAAASWNQILNRVQVTGGAAADLKKFYTALYHVFQSPNISSDVNGDYRGFDNAVHNSTRPVYQNYSGWDIYRSWAALIALVAPAEAADIANSMVLDGQQGGLLPKWSQQTNEDFVMTGDPGPIIVASMYAFGVRNFDTAAALSLMEKASNGGTAQGSAIRGNQGTYTSLHYLPGAPSDSLEYSASDFAVAQFAKALGNTSSYSTHMTRAQWWRNTYGADSGYIQPRNSDGSWVWPIDPASQSNFTEGNAAQYTWMVPYDFADLINEMGGRRTAVQRLDHHFTQVNAGQTLPYYYIGNEPEHGVPWAYDFARDPAGASDAVRKVMSESYTAGAGGLPGNDDLGATSAWYVWAALGMYPATPGADTLAVNGPSFPSVLIQRPGGDITVNSSGSGSYVQGMSVNGTATSHSYLRYPDIAAGGTVNFTMGGTPSATWGTGAGDVPPSFTDGASTVPGPAGAGHGPGAGQAGDGVGVVRDRGVR
- a CDS encoding LacI family DNA-binding transcriptional regulator, with product MKRPTMKDVARAAGVSPMTVSRVVAGESGVAPGTAARVERAVRSLGYQRNDNARSLRQKNLGTSAIGLVVDDLAHPFYALMARSVEDEAHRRGYVVLVGSTNDDPRREREVVAAFTARQVDGLILVPTIGGHAFLERPMSSGTRVVCVDRPAPGLDVDTVTVDNRAGARRAVVHLLARGHTRIAYLGDRYDIWTQAERHAGYAEALAAHGVPADPALVRHGLRSHADTHAALRELAALDRPPTALFTTSDLITLGVLDAPEGPRSPTVVGFDDLPLAARLDPPLTVVSQDPHALGATAASLLFSRIDGDRSAPRDVVLLTRLLVRDGPRGAAASGPGNAPGEQADG
- a CDS encoding chloramphenicol phosphotransferase CPT family protein; this encodes MPTEVIVLNGGSRAGKTRLARCLQDVLARAWLAFSVDTLVDALPARLRPADEGGGAGGGEGGGETGGEGIGVGPGGEVAVGAQFRRMDAAWAAGIAAIARAGAPVVVDDVFLGGADSQARWRAALAGLDVLWVGVRCDPDVAAAREAARGDRAAGMARSQADAVHRGVAYDLVVDTTHTDAASCARAIAAHVVD
- a CDS encoding phosphotriesterase, which codes for MVTADTAAGNGLGPARVRTVLGDVAPADLGATDAHDHLFFAAPALAGQELDDPAAAEAEAAAYRAAGGAAVAQWTPFGLGRAAGRLPAVSAATGVHVIAATGLHQAAHYDPALLERLHARGLAAFFVAELTEGMVTGDDPDGPRGPAKAGMIKVAGMFHGLDDHTRRVMAAAAEAHHATGAPIGVHHEAGTAAPDVLALLHGELGVPTASLLLGHLNRFPDAGLHRELAASGAFLAFDGPSRAHHATDWRLVDCLTELAAAGHADQLLLGGDTVVAAARAATGGGPGMPYLPRVLWPRLVRALGAEAAHAVTVANPARAFAVRRPTSSP
- a CDS encoding DUF4865 family protein, whose protein sequence is MHAMNYRITLPADYDMGIVRHRVATRGHLLDAFPGLGLKAYLVRERGKDGSPVNGYAPFYLWNTVEGMNSFLWGPGFRGLAEDFGRPAVEHWTGLAFERGPAIGTTPRQAARCAWRLPSGEPPGRAVDEAVAELSDAAGRPGLHSAALAVDPRRWELLRFTLWQDAAPAEPGDERYEVLHLSRPGLDSLPTGRQW